A window of Phycodurus eques isolate BA_2022a chromosome 5, UOR_Pequ_1.1, whole genome shotgun sequence contains these coding sequences:
- the chka gene encoding choline kinase alpha isoform X2, with translation MKTTFINGVSSSPSMSLGLLVTENALHVQPDTQEDREELVRPDTPDRDTRLNGYLWCKEFLNGSWETLAEDDFEITVIRGGLSNKLFLCSLPESVDTVGDEPRTVLLRLYGAILQGAEAMVLESVMFAILAERKLGPKLYGIFPQGRLEQYVPSRKLETCELSDPSISSEVAQKMAKFHGMRMPFNKEPKWLFGTMDKYLSQVMRLNFTRESHLRRFNILLSYNLLQEMDWLKSLLESTHSPVVFCHNDCQEGNILLLKGRHQSDKQKLMLIDFEYSSYNYRGFDIGNHFCEWMYDYNCDEFPFFKVNAQGYPSKAQQLHFIENYLRASDQGFDKLSHEDQMKMKEQLYVEVNRFSLASHFFWGLWSIIQARLSTIKFGYLEYALDRFEAYFQQKKMWSV, from the exons ATGAAGACCACGTTTATCAACGGGGTTTCCTCTTCCCCCTCCATGTCGCTGGGTCTGCTGGTGACCGAGAACGCCCTGCACGTCCAGCCCGATACTCAGGAGGACCGCGAGGAGCTGGTCCGTCCCGACACTCCCGACCGGGACACACGCTTGAACGGCTACCTCTGGTGCAAAGAGTTCCTCAATGGGTCCTGGGAAACCCTGGCGGAGGACGACTTCGAGATCACCGTCATAAG GGGTGGGTTGAGTAACAAGCTCTTCCTGTGCAGCCTCCCAGAGAGTGTGGATACTGTTGGGGATGAGCCAAGGACCGTTCTGTTGCGCCTTTATGGGGCCATCCTGCAG GGGGCAGAGGCCATGGTGCTGGAGAGTGTGATGTTTGCAATCCTGGCAGAGAGGAAATTGGGACCTAAACTCTACGGTATTTTTCCTCAGGGACGACTGGAGCAGTATGTGCCT AGCCGTAAGCTGGAAACCTGTGAGCTGAGTGACCCAAGCATTTCGTCAGAGGTTGCGCAGAAAATGGCCAAGTTTCATGGAATGAGGATGCCTTTCAATAAGGAGCCCAAATGGTTGTTTGGAACCATGGACAA GTACTTAAGCCAAGTCATGAGGCTCAACTTCACCCGAGAGTCTCACCTCCGGCGTTTCAACATCTTGCTCAGCTACAACCTACTACAGGAGATGGATTGGCTTAA GTCTCTGCTGGAGTCTACCCACTCTCCAGTTGTGTTTTGCCACAATGATTGTCAAGAAG GAAACATCTTGCTTCTAAAAGGTCGCCATCAGTCAGACAAACAGAAACTAATGCTCATTGACTTTGAGTACAGCAGCTATAACTATAG GGGATTTGATATCGGCAACCATTTCTGTGAATGGATGTATGACTACAACTGTGACGAGTTTCCTTTCTTCAAAGTGAATGCTCAGGGTTATCCTTCCAAGGCTCAGCAG CTCCACTTCATTGAAAACTACCTGCGTGCGTCCGATCAAGGATTTGACAAACTAAGTCACGAGGaccaaatgaaaatgaaggAGCAGCTTTACGTGGAGGTCAACAG GTTTTCCCTTGCATCCCACTTCTTTTGGGGCTTGTGGTCTATCATCCAGGCCCGTCTCTCTACCATCAAGTTTGGATATCTG GAGTATGCCCTGGATAGATTTGAAGCCTACTTCCAGCAAAAGAAAATGTGGAGCGTCTAA
- the chka gene encoding choline kinase alpha isoform X1 yields MKTTFINGVSSSPSMSLGLLVTENALHVQPDTQEDREELVRPDTPDRDTRLNGYLWCKEFLNGSWETLAEDDFEITVIRGGLSNKLFLCSLPESVDTVGDEPRTVLLRLYGAILQMSCNKGESQQSNKENHFQGAEAMVLESVMFAILAERKLGPKLYGIFPQGRLEQYVPSRKLETCELSDPSISSEVAQKMAKFHGMRMPFNKEPKWLFGTMDKYLSQVMRLNFTRESHLRRFNILLSYNLLQEMDWLKSLLESTHSPVVFCHNDCQEGNILLLKGRHQSDKQKLMLIDFEYSSYNYRGFDIGNHFCEWMYDYNCDEFPFFKVNAQGYPSKAQQLHFIENYLRASDQGFDKLSHEDQMKMKEQLYVEVNRFSLASHFFWGLWSIIQARLSTIKFGYLEYALDRFEAYFQQKKMWSV; encoded by the exons ATGAAGACCACGTTTATCAACGGGGTTTCCTCTTCCCCCTCCATGTCGCTGGGTCTGCTGGTGACCGAGAACGCCCTGCACGTCCAGCCCGATACTCAGGAGGACCGCGAGGAGCTGGTCCGTCCCGACACTCCCGACCGGGACACACGCTTGAACGGCTACCTCTGGTGCAAAGAGTTCCTCAATGGGTCCTGGGAAACCCTGGCGGAGGACGACTTCGAGATCACCGTCATAAG GGGTGGGTTGAGTAACAAGCTCTTCCTGTGCAGCCTCCCAGAGAGTGTGGATACTGTTGGGGATGAGCCAAGGACCGTTCTGTTGCGCCTTTATGGGGCCATCCTGCAG ATGTCCTGTAATAAAGGGGAATCCCAACagtcaaacaaagagaatcacTTTCAA GGGGCAGAGGCCATGGTGCTGGAGAGTGTGATGTTTGCAATCCTGGCAGAGAGGAAATTGGGACCTAAACTCTACGGTATTTTTCCTCAGGGACGACTGGAGCAGTATGTGCCT AGCCGTAAGCTGGAAACCTGTGAGCTGAGTGACCCAAGCATTTCGTCAGAGGTTGCGCAGAAAATGGCCAAGTTTCATGGAATGAGGATGCCTTTCAATAAGGAGCCCAAATGGTTGTTTGGAACCATGGACAA GTACTTAAGCCAAGTCATGAGGCTCAACTTCACCCGAGAGTCTCACCTCCGGCGTTTCAACATCTTGCTCAGCTACAACCTACTACAGGAGATGGATTGGCTTAA GTCTCTGCTGGAGTCTACCCACTCTCCAGTTGTGTTTTGCCACAATGATTGTCAAGAAG GAAACATCTTGCTTCTAAAAGGTCGCCATCAGTCAGACAAACAGAAACTAATGCTCATTGACTTTGAGTACAGCAGCTATAACTATAG GGGATTTGATATCGGCAACCATTTCTGTGAATGGATGTATGACTACAACTGTGACGAGTTTCCTTTCTTCAAAGTGAATGCTCAGGGTTATCCTTCCAAGGCTCAGCAG CTCCACTTCATTGAAAACTACCTGCGTGCGTCCGATCAAGGATTTGACAAACTAAGTCACGAGGaccaaatgaaaatgaaggAGCAGCTTTACGTGGAGGTCAACAG GTTTTCCCTTGCATCCCACTTCTTTTGGGGCTTGTGGTCTATCATCCAGGCCCGTCTCTCTACCATCAAGTTTGGATATCTG GAGTATGCCCTGGATAGATTTGAAGCCTACTTCCAGCAAAAGAAAATGTGGAGCGTCTAA